A genomic stretch from Balaenoptera musculus isolate JJ_BM4_2016_0621 chromosome 9, mBalMus1.pri.v3, whole genome shotgun sequence includes:
- the AHR gene encoding aryl hydrocarbon receptor isoform X1: protein MNSSSANITYASRKRRKPVQKTVKPVPAEGIKSNPSKRHRDRLNTELDRLASLLPFPQDVINKLDKLSVLRLSVSYLRAKSFFDVALQSTPAERNGVQDNCRTKCREGLNLQEGEFLLQALNGFVLVVTTDALVFYASSTIQDYLGFQQSDVIHQSVYELIHTEDRAEFQRQLHWALNPSQCPDSGQKIDEANGLSQPAVYYNPDQVPPENSSSMERCFVCRLRCLLDNSSGFLAMNFQGRLKYLHGQNRKGKDGSILPPQLALFAIATPLQPPSILEIRTKNFIFRTKHKLDFTPTGCDAKGRIVLGYTEAELCMRGSGYQFIHAADMLYCAEYHIRMIKTGESGMIVFRLLTKDNRWTWVQSNARLVYKNGRPDYIIATQRPLTDEEGTEHLRKRNMKLPFMFTTGEAVLYEVTNPFPPIMDPLPIRTKTGAGGKGSATKSTLNKDSLNPSSLLNAMMQQDESIYLYPASSSTPFERNFFNDSQNECSSWQSNVAPMGSDNILKHEQIGQSQEIMNPTVSGDHAGLFPDNRNSDLYSIMKHLGIDFEDIKHMQQNEEFFRTDFSGEDDFRDIDLTDEILTYVEDSLNKSAFGCSGYHQQQSMALNPSCMVQEHLQLEQQEQLQHRQQHIAAEQQQQLCQKMKHMQVNGMFANWNSDQSVPFNRPQQDLQQYSVFSDLPGTSQEFPYKAEIDTLPYARNFIPCSQSVLPPHSEGTQLDFPIGDFEPAPYPTPSSNLEDFVTCLQVPQNQKHGLNPQSALVTPQTCYAGALSMYQCQPEAQHSHVAQMQYNPTMPGPTVPGPQAFLNKFQNGGVLNETYPAELNSINNTQPTAHLHPSEARPFPDLTSSGFL from the exons tgtcAAGCCAGTCCCAGCTGAAGGAATCAAGTCGAATCCTTCAAAGCGGCATAGAGACCGACTTAATACGGAATTGGACCGTTTGGCCAGCCTGCTGCCTTTTCCACAAGATGTTATTAATAAGCTGGACAAACTTTCAGTTCTTAGGCTCAGTGTCAGTTATCTAAGAGCCAAGAGCTTCTTTGATG tTGCATTACAGTCCACTCCAGCTGAGAGAAATGGAGTCCAGGACAACTGTAGAACAAAATGCAGAGAAGGCCTGAACTTGCAGGAAGGAGAATTCTTACTGCAG GCACTGAATGGCTTTGTATTGGTTGTCACTACAGATGCTTTGGTCTTTTATGCTTCTTCTACTATACAAGATTACCTGGGGTTTCAGcag TCTGATGTCATCCATCAGAGTGTGTATGAACTGATCCACACTGAAGACCGAGCTGAATTTCAGCGCCAGCTACACTGGGCATTAAACCCTTCACAGTGTCCAGACTCTGGACAAAAAATTGATG AAGCTAATGGCCTCTCACAGCCAGCAGTCTATTATAACCCAGACCAGGTTCCTCCAGAGAACTCTTCGTCTATGGAAAGGTGCTTCGTTTGCCGACTAAGGTGTCTGCTGGATAATTCATCTGGTTTTCTG GCAATGAATTTCCAAGGGAGGTTGAAGTACCTTCATGGACAGAACAGGAAGGGGAAGGACGGATCAATACTTCCGCCTCAGTTGGCTTTGTTTGCAATAGCTACTCCACTGCAGCCACCGTCCATACTTGAAATCCGAACCAAAAACTTCATCTTTAGAACCAAACACAAGCTAGACTTTACACCTACCGGCTGCGATGCCAA AGGAAGAATTGTTTTAGGCTATACTGAAGCAGAGCTATGCATGAGAGGATCAGGATATCAATTTATTCATGCTGCTGATATGCTTTATTGCGCTGAGTACCATATCCGGA tgaTTAAGActggagagagtggcatgatagtGTTCAGGCTTCTTACGAAAGACAATCGATGGACTTGGGTGCAGTCAAATGCACGCTTAGTTTATAAGAATGGAAGACCAGATTATATCATTGCAACTCAGAGACCTCTAAC agatgaagaaggaACAGAGCATTTACGAAAACGAAATATGAAGTTGCCTTTTATGTTTACCACTGGCGAAGCTGTTTTATATGAGGTAACCAACCCTTTTCCTCCCATAATGGATCCCTTACCAATAAGGACTAAAACTGGTGCTGGTGGAAAAGGTTCTGCTACCAAATCAACTCTAAATAAGGATTCCCTCAATCCCAGTTCCCTCCTGAATGCCATGATGCAACAAGATGAATCTATTTATCTCTATCCTGCTTCAAGTAGTACACCTTTTGAAAGAAACTTTTTCAATGACTCTCAGAATGAGTGCAGTAGTTGGCAAAGCAATGTTGCACCAATGGGAAGTGACAATATCCTGAAACATGAGCAGATTGGCCAGTCTCAGGAAATAATGAACCCCACAGTCTCCGGAGATCACGCAGGGCTCTTTCCAGATAATAGAAATAGTGACTTGTACAGCATTATGAAACACCTAGGCATTGATTTTGAAGATATCAAACACATGCAACAGAATGAGGAATTTTTCAGAACTGACTTTTCTGGTGAAGATGACTTCAGAGATATTGACTTAACAGATGAAATTCTGACTTACGTCGAAGACTCTTTAAATAAGTCTGCCTTTGGCTGTTCAGGTTACCACCAGCAACAGTCCATGGCTCTGAACCCCAGCTGCATGGTACAGGAGCACCTCCAGTTAGAACAGCAAGAGCAGCTACAGCACCGTCAGCAGCACATAGCAGCGGAGCAGCAGCAACAGCTGTGTCAGAAGATGAAGCACATGCAGGTTAATGGCATGTTTGCAAACTGGAACTCCGACCAATCCGTGCCTTTTAACCGTCCTCAGCAAGACTTACAGCAGTACAGTGTCTTTTCAGACTTACCTGGGACCAGTCAAGAGTTTCCCTACAAAGCTGAGATTGACACTCTGCCTTACGCACGGAACTTTATCCCCTGTAGTCAGTCTGTGTTGCCGCCACATTCTGAGGGTACACAGTTAGACTTTCCCATTGGGGATTTCGAACCAGCTCCATACCCTACACCTTCTTCTAATTTAGAAGATTTTGTCACATGTTTACAAGTTCCTCAAAACCAAAAGCACGGACTCAATCCACAGTCAGCCCTAGTAACTCCTCAGACGTGTTATGCGGGGGCTCTGTCGATGTACCAGTGCCAGCCGGAAGCTCAGCACAGCCATGTGGCTCAGATGCAGTACAACCCCACGATGCCAGGCCCAACGGTGCCAGGCCCGCAGGCGTTTTTAAACAAG tttcagaaCGGAGGAGTCTTAAATGAAACCTATCCAGCTGAATTAAATAGCATAAATAACACTCAGCCTACCGCCCATCTTCACCCGTCAGAAGCCAGACCTTTCCCTGACTTGACATCCAGTGGATTCCTGTAA
- the AHR gene encoding aryl hydrocarbon receptor isoform X2 has translation MYRALCVKPVPAEGIKSNPSKRHRDRLNTELDRLASLLPFPQDVINKLDKLSVLRLSVSYLRAKSFFDVALQSTPAERNGVQDNCRTKCREGLNLQEGEFLLQALNGFVLVVTTDALVFYASSTIQDYLGFQQSDVIHQSVYELIHTEDRAEFQRQLHWALNPSQCPDSGQKIDEANGLSQPAVYYNPDQVPPENSSSMERCFVCRLRCLLDNSSGFLAMNFQGRLKYLHGQNRKGKDGSILPPQLALFAIATPLQPPSILEIRTKNFIFRTKHKLDFTPTGCDAKGRIVLGYTEAELCMRGSGYQFIHAADMLYCAEYHIRMIKTGESGMIVFRLLTKDNRWTWVQSNARLVYKNGRPDYIIATQRPLTDEEGTEHLRKRNMKLPFMFTTGEAVLYEVTNPFPPIMDPLPIRTKTGAGGKGSATKSTLNKDSLNPSSLLNAMMQQDESIYLYPASSSTPFERNFFNDSQNECSSWQSNVAPMGSDNILKHEQIGQSQEIMNPTVSGDHAGLFPDNRNSDLYSIMKHLGIDFEDIKHMQQNEEFFRTDFSGEDDFRDIDLTDEILTYVEDSLNKSAFGCSGYHQQQSMALNPSCMVQEHLQLEQQEQLQHRQQHIAAEQQQQLCQKMKHMQVNGMFANWNSDQSVPFNRPQQDLQQYSVFSDLPGTSQEFPYKAEIDTLPYARNFIPCSQSVLPPHSEGTQLDFPIGDFEPAPYPTPSSNLEDFVTCLQVPQNQKHGLNPQSALVTPQTCYAGALSMYQCQPEAQHSHVAQMQYNPTMPGPTVPGPQAFLNKFQNGGVLNETYPAELNSINNTQPTAHLHPSEARPFPDLTSSGFL, from the exons tgtcAAGCCAGTCCCAGCTGAAGGAATCAAGTCGAATCCTTCAAAGCGGCATAGAGACCGACTTAATACGGAATTGGACCGTTTGGCCAGCCTGCTGCCTTTTCCACAAGATGTTATTAATAAGCTGGACAAACTTTCAGTTCTTAGGCTCAGTGTCAGTTATCTAAGAGCCAAGAGCTTCTTTGATG tTGCATTACAGTCCACTCCAGCTGAGAGAAATGGAGTCCAGGACAACTGTAGAACAAAATGCAGAGAAGGCCTGAACTTGCAGGAAGGAGAATTCTTACTGCAG GCACTGAATGGCTTTGTATTGGTTGTCACTACAGATGCTTTGGTCTTTTATGCTTCTTCTACTATACAAGATTACCTGGGGTTTCAGcag TCTGATGTCATCCATCAGAGTGTGTATGAACTGATCCACACTGAAGACCGAGCTGAATTTCAGCGCCAGCTACACTGGGCATTAAACCCTTCACAGTGTCCAGACTCTGGACAAAAAATTGATG AAGCTAATGGCCTCTCACAGCCAGCAGTCTATTATAACCCAGACCAGGTTCCTCCAGAGAACTCTTCGTCTATGGAAAGGTGCTTCGTTTGCCGACTAAGGTGTCTGCTGGATAATTCATCTGGTTTTCTG GCAATGAATTTCCAAGGGAGGTTGAAGTACCTTCATGGACAGAACAGGAAGGGGAAGGACGGATCAATACTTCCGCCTCAGTTGGCTTTGTTTGCAATAGCTACTCCACTGCAGCCACCGTCCATACTTGAAATCCGAACCAAAAACTTCATCTTTAGAACCAAACACAAGCTAGACTTTACACCTACCGGCTGCGATGCCAA AGGAAGAATTGTTTTAGGCTATACTGAAGCAGAGCTATGCATGAGAGGATCAGGATATCAATTTATTCATGCTGCTGATATGCTTTATTGCGCTGAGTACCATATCCGGA tgaTTAAGActggagagagtggcatgatagtGTTCAGGCTTCTTACGAAAGACAATCGATGGACTTGGGTGCAGTCAAATGCACGCTTAGTTTATAAGAATGGAAGACCAGATTATATCATTGCAACTCAGAGACCTCTAAC agatgaagaaggaACAGAGCATTTACGAAAACGAAATATGAAGTTGCCTTTTATGTTTACCACTGGCGAAGCTGTTTTATATGAGGTAACCAACCCTTTTCCTCCCATAATGGATCCCTTACCAATAAGGACTAAAACTGGTGCTGGTGGAAAAGGTTCTGCTACCAAATCAACTCTAAATAAGGATTCCCTCAATCCCAGTTCCCTCCTGAATGCCATGATGCAACAAGATGAATCTATTTATCTCTATCCTGCTTCAAGTAGTACACCTTTTGAAAGAAACTTTTTCAATGACTCTCAGAATGAGTGCAGTAGTTGGCAAAGCAATGTTGCACCAATGGGAAGTGACAATATCCTGAAACATGAGCAGATTGGCCAGTCTCAGGAAATAATGAACCCCACAGTCTCCGGAGATCACGCAGGGCTCTTTCCAGATAATAGAAATAGTGACTTGTACAGCATTATGAAACACCTAGGCATTGATTTTGAAGATATCAAACACATGCAACAGAATGAGGAATTTTTCAGAACTGACTTTTCTGGTGAAGATGACTTCAGAGATATTGACTTAACAGATGAAATTCTGACTTACGTCGAAGACTCTTTAAATAAGTCTGCCTTTGGCTGTTCAGGTTACCACCAGCAACAGTCCATGGCTCTGAACCCCAGCTGCATGGTACAGGAGCACCTCCAGTTAGAACAGCAAGAGCAGCTACAGCACCGTCAGCAGCACATAGCAGCGGAGCAGCAGCAACAGCTGTGTCAGAAGATGAAGCACATGCAGGTTAATGGCATGTTTGCAAACTGGAACTCCGACCAATCCGTGCCTTTTAACCGTCCTCAGCAAGACTTACAGCAGTACAGTGTCTTTTCAGACTTACCTGGGACCAGTCAAGAGTTTCCCTACAAAGCTGAGATTGACACTCTGCCTTACGCACGGAACTTTATCCCCTGTAGTCAGTCTGTGTTGCCGCCACATTCTGAGGGTACACAGTTAGACTTTCCCATTGGGGATTTCGAACCAGCTCCATACCCTACACCTTCTTCTAATTTAGAAGATTTTGTCACATGTTTACAAGTTCCTCAAAACCAAAAGCACGGACTCAATCCACAGTCAGCCCTAGTAACTCCTCAGACGTGTTATGCGGGGGCTCTGTCGATGTACCAGTGCCAGCCGGAAGCTCAGCACAGCCATGTGGCTCAGATGCAGTACAACCCCACGATGCCAGGCCCAACGGTGCCAGGCCCGCAGGCGTTTTTAAACAAG tttcagaaCGGAGGAGTCTTAAATGAAACCTATCCAGCTGAATTAAATAGCATAAATAACACTCAGCCTACCGCCCATCTTCACCCGTCAGAAGCCAGACCTTTCCCTGACTTGACATCCAGTGGATTCCTGTAA